AAAAATTAGAAGTGGGGGATTTTTCCCCCTTATGAATTCAGCGTCGCCGTTTCTTCCGCCGGGCCGGTTTGGTAACGGCCCGATGGGCTTTCTTGGCTTCGGTTTCCAATGCTTCTAAGATGGCGTTGGCGCCGGCTTCCACCGCGTACGCGCCGGCCGTCACCATAGCGGCTACATCCCTGAGCTCATGGGCCTTGTCCCGGGTGGCCCGAACGGTTTGCCTGGCGCGGGGGGATGTTACCGCTTGGCGGATACGTTTTTCAGTGTTGGTCGCTGCTTTGGAAATACCTGAAGCGGTTTTCCGGACACGTCGGGTGACCCCCGAAGTAATGCTCCCTTTTCGGCGAGCTCCTTTCCGGGTGCGCGTGCTCTTTTTTCGTTTGGCTGCCATAAATCTACCTCCTCGTAATAATAGATGATGCTCACGGGAGGGAGACTAGACTATATAAGACCGGGCCCATTTCGCCACATTTTTTTTACAATTGGATTAGACGTCGATCCCCGCGAGCTCGAGTAACACCAGCAACAACAATCCCGGTATTCCTCCCAGGGCCACGATCAGGATGGTCCAGATGTTGATGCTGATATTGATGAATGGGAAAAAATTCACGATCACCAATAGCACCAATCCCACGAGACTGTTGATGATGATCCATCCCAGGGATTCCACGACATTCACCCCGAGCAGGATGATGGCGACCAATACCACCAGCAGCAGGAGAGGTCCTCCCGCCGCGCCATGTTGATTCATTATTCCTGTTGCGAACTCATTTCTTTTCATCCACAATCACCTCTTTTTCCTCCCGCGTGATTTCGCGGTGGCCACCTTTATCTGTCACCACTTTCTTCTCTTCCTTAATAATATGACTCACCCCTCCCTGGGGAATGGATTTAGTTTCTTCTTGTTTGGCGAGCAACATTACTCCTCCGGCAATGGCCAGAACGAGTCCAAGGAAGAAATCCATGGGTTCCCCTCCCTGATCCTTGCCTATTCCGGCGTAGGCGAGTAGGAAGAAAACGCCCCCCACCAAGACGATGATTCCAAGTACATGGAGCATGGTTTCCTCCTATATCAAAATACCGAACACATCCAGCAGGAGCAGCAGGATAATCCCGGGGATTCCTCCGATGGCGGCGATGAGCACGGTCCAGATATTAATGGGAATATCCACCACCGGCGCGAGGTTCAATATGGCCAGGGCAATAACCCCAATGAGGCTGTTGACCAACAGCCAAAAAACGCTTCCCACGAATCGCAGGCCGATGGCCACGAGCAATACTAACAGTACGAATGAAAGAATAGGTCCCAATACCAATACTTCAGCCATTTTTTCACCTCCGTTTTTCCTCATTTTTCGCCGCAACATGGATTGTTTCTCTGCTTGTCATTCCGACCACTTCTCTTCAGGTTCTTCCAGGAAGGACATCCATGAGGATTGGAATTCTTCCCACCCGTGCTCCAGGTTTTGCGCCGCCTCCGCGGTCATGTCCAGGAGGGGGTTCCCTTTCAATTGACCGAAGTCCGTAATCACCGCTTCCACCCGCCGCCCCTTGAGGCGCGGCTGGAACATATCGCGGGAGGCATTATACCCTTCGCTCCGCAATACCCCCACCTGCCGCACCACTTCCTCTTCGAAGGCCTGTTGCTGGAGGGCGTTCATGGGGAATAGGGGGATATATTCACTAATCAACATCTTTTCCCCCGGCCCTTCATGATAATACAGGAAGCGCACCATTTCCAAACCCAAACCATTCTTCTCATTCCGTTCCGCCAGCTCCTGGACCATTTGGTATTGGGCTTTTGGGTTGCCCCAAACGGAATGGTCGATGGGAAGCACGGGGTGAAATACTTTAACCACCGCATGTTGGTAGCGAGCGACATTCCCCTCCATGAAACCCACTTTCGCTTCATACACGATACCCTCTAATCCTTCCCCAATCCGACGGATCTTGTCGACGCGATGGATACTATTGGATGGCATGCCATTCACCTCCTGTGTTGCGTCAAGTTTTCGTTCATCGATATTTCATCCAGCATTCCAAAAAAAATCCGGCTGGATGGTCACGTCCTTTCCGTTCTTTTTCCTAGTTCTTGGAATCGCTTCATGCCTCCACTTCCACGTTGAGAAATACATTCTGATCCACGTGGTCAATCCTTCCGCTGGGCACGATGAGATCCGGTTTCCCCAATCCCCGATCTACAACGAGGGTCGCGATTTCATTGGAGTCGGCGACCCGGTTCACTTCTTTCACTTTGCCAATTTCTTTTCCCATATTGTCGAACACCTTCACCCCTTCAAGCTCTGTCACGGGATGCACAAGCAGGATGACCCCTTCCTTGGTCATTTTCTGTATGTATTCTCGGCCAATGAACTGGTCTTCTTCCACCAATCCCCGGTCGATGCGGATCCCTTCAACCACGAGTGAGTCGGGAGAGAGATAGATGTCCTTGACCTTCCCTATTTCTTCTCCGGAATGGGATAATACCTTTTCTCCCAGGATTTCCTTCACTTTCACCGAATCTCCTCGCGGAGTAAAACCGGTTCTCATTTTTTCCATACGCATCACCTCCCATCCCATGCGGTGAGGGGGACTAATATGCCTCCCGTTCCATTTAGAACAAAATAGGGGGGCAAGTGTCAGAACGTCCTCTCCCGATAATCATGAGCTTGTCTCCGTTTCACAATAATTGCTGGGTCTTCAACTCCTGCCCATTTTCAATGAGGGCTTTGAAACTGGCATACGCGCGGGCACTATTATGTTCCGATACCACAAAATGCACCTCGGGGGGCACCCCCAACACCATGTGGGGTATTCCCGTCTTGGAGAGTTCCATTGACACCTCGCTCATGAGACTGGGAGATTTGAATGCCGCCAATGGAATCTTGATCGTCACGATAGAGAAACCATGTTCAATCCGCAGCTGGTCGGGCGGAGGGATGCGTTCGAGGAGACGCGTCATCTTGCTTTGTTTGAGGAGTGCAATAATATGGGAGGATGACCCCATGATGATGCGGAATTCCGTGGACCCCCAGGGTTCCCCTTCGAGGGTGGAAAAAAGGATGTTTTCCACTTTCTCCGCGTTCTCGAGCATGGCAAACGACATCCCATCTTGAAGGGTGATGGAGGCTTTTTCCAGCATTTCCCTGAGATGGGGGTCATGGAGCCGGGTAGATTGCCGTTCCCCATATCGACGGATAGCGACCATCACCGAATCCACGTTAACCGTCTTCCCCATGTCCTTTTCGATGGCAGGCAACAGTTTGCGCGCCAACGCCGAATAATTAATGATGTCGTCGCGCAGGCCGGTCTTGATGAAGGGGTGCTCATCCAGGTAATGGGCGACCCATTCACTCACGGAATTGGCCATGCCACCAAAGGAGGGGATGAGCTATATAAGCAAACTTTTTTTGACATTCTGTTCTAATATAAACAATCCCCGCGCCGGATGATCCATTTAGGAAAAGAATGAAAGAGTAAATCTCCCATCATGCGAAATTGTTCCAAATTCTAATCTGGGGTGTCGGATTTGCGTATAGCGATAATTTATAGATTGAAAATCAAGTGGGAGTGGAGGTGTATGATATGGATGAAACCAGCCGCCACAATCGGGGAACCGAAAGCGTCAATATTATGCCCACCGTCTGGATGGAAAAAAAGTCCTCACCAACCAAGGAAAAGAGATGGGCAAGGTGAGAGATATCTGCCTCGACCAGAGGACCCTTGATTTCAGGGGGGTAGTCATCGATCGGGGACTCTTTGAAACCACCCTCTTCGTGGGGGAAGCACTATATCCAGGGGATTGGGGAGGATTCCCCTGTAGATCCCTCGCGTCCTAAAATAAGGACCATTCTCAAAAATAATTTTTTTATTATTCATTCGCACAAACCAAGGAGGTGCGATTCGCATGCCCGAAGCGTGGAGCCAAAAACGTGAGCGTCAATACAAGAAGATTAAGAAGTCCGTCCAAGACAGTGGAAAGTCGGCCGCCCGTGCCAAGGAAATAGCGGCAAGGACGGTGAACAAGACCCGCCGCCGGAAGGGCGAACTCAAAGGAAAGTCAATGTCATGAGAATTTTGATCTCTGACATATCATGCCACAATACAAAAAAAAATGAATGATAATCTTTCCCATCAACCAGGCGTGGAATGGATGACTTCCTCCGCGGCCTAAAGGCCGCGGTATCCAGTTAGGGAAGAACATCACAAGCTCGCGTGATTGCTTACCAAAAAATGGGCGACGCACAGTCGCCCTAAAGGGCGAGGTATCCACCTTTTTCGCCAGCCTTTTTTCTAAAAAGGCCGAATGATAATCTTTCCCATTAACCAGGCGTGGAATGGATCAGTACCCTCCCCCAGGAGGAGGGTTTCCATCTCCATTGGATGGCGGGGGTGGCGGTGGTTGGGAGGCGGGGGGAGTGGAAATGGTGTCCGGTGACCCTCCCGGCGACGCGGGGATGGTTCCGCCGGTTACCGTAATCGATCCTTCGGGGAGGGTAGGGTGAAACACACATCGGTAAGAGAAGGTGCCCGTCTGCGCAAAAGTATAGGAATAGGTTCCCCCGGGCGGGATGCTTCCCGAATCAAAACCCAGGCCGGTGACGGTGTGCGCCACCGTGTCATCATTGCGCCAGGTCACCGTATCCCCTACCCCAATGGTCAATGTTTGAGGCACGTAATTGAATCCCGTGATAGCGATGTCCGTTGGGGGAACTCCATTCCCAGGGGGTTGGGCGCACCCGGCGAGGAACAGCAATCCCAGGAGGGCAAGCACGAGTAGGCGCATGAATGAAGTTCTGTACGACCAATACTTATAAGGAAACTTTATTGGATCGGGAGAATCTTTGGGTATGAGCCCATTCTAACCAGGATATGGTGTCATTCCACGTATATCTTGAAAAACAATACGCTCGCGCCCTCATTCGAAAGGGCACCTCTGACTATCCCCACCCACCAGGGTAGGTCATCCCTCTTGCACGATGATAGTTCCGAATAAATGAGGGGCCAAGTGGTCGTGGTATTTCCATTCCCCCACATGGTTGAAGGTAAATGAGAATTCCTCTCCATTTGACAATCCCCGACAGGCATCGAATGCGCTCCCCAAACAGCCGCCCCCCTCGGGATAAGCGTTATGCGTGGGATGCACCGCCGAGGCCGGCCAATGAGGGTTAGTATCCGTGTTGCGGAAGGTGATGGTTTCCCCCTGTGTAATCGTGATGGTTGATGGGAAAAACCCGGACGAGGTGATGAGAATAATGTTGGGTTCCCCGGAAGTGGGAGGCGCCGGAGTAGCGGGAGGCGCGGGAATAGGGGGATTTCCCGCATCGGCGGGCTGGGCGCACCCCGATAATATAACGAGGAGGCTGATAGAAATGAGAAAAACCATTTTGGAATGCGCCATACCCCCTTATCCATTTTCTAGTATAAAAAAGGATAGTGAGGGCCTCATTTCCGGGGGCGATAATTCTTCATGAGAAGGGAATTGGAGACCACGGAGACACTGCTGAAGGCCATGGCTGTGCCCGCGATGACCGGGCTGAGCAGCCATCCTGTGTAGGGAAATAGGATGCCCGCGGCGATGGGTATTCCAATAATATTGTAGATGAAGGCCCAGAAGAAATTCTGCCTGATTTTTTTGAGGGTGTAATGACTGATGTCTATCGCTATGACCACATCCCGGAGGGAATTCTTGACGAGGATAATGTCTCCCGTCTCAATGGCCACGTCGGTGCCGGAACCAATGGCAATGCCCACGTCGGCTTGGGCGAGAGCGGGAGCATCATTCACTCCATCTCCCACCATGGCGACCTTTTTTCCGTCTGATTGGAGGCGCTTGATTATTTTGGCTTTGTCCTCGGGCAACACCTCCGCTATGACCCGGTGAATCCCAACCTGCCTTCCAATGGCCTCCGCGGTGCGGGGATTATCTCCCGTGAGCAAGATGGTTTCTTTTCCCATTTTTTGCAAGGAAGCAATAGCCGCAGACGAATCTTCTTTCACAGTGTCCGCGACTGCTATCAATCCCGTTAATCGGTCATTGATTCCCACAAGCATGACGGTTTTCCCCTCGTGCTCGAGGCGGGCCATTTCATTTTCTGCATTCGTTATAGCGATTCGGTGCTCGGTAAATAGTTTGCGCGTCCCGATGAGAACTCTTTTGCTCCCCGCCCGCGCCGTCACCCCCCCTCCCGGGATGGATTCAAATTTAGTAGTGGGAGGTAAAGAAATGCGTGATTTTTTGGCCGCCGAAACAATGGCCTCCGCGAGAGGGTGCTCGGATAGTTGTTCCACGGCCGCAGCAATCCCGAGCAGTTCCTTTTCACTCACCTGGAAAAGCGGAATGACATCCGTGACTTCAGGTTTTCCATGCGTAATGGTTCCCGTCTTGTCGAACACAATCACATCCAATGATTTCACGCGCTCAAATGCGGCCGCGTTCTTGAAAAGAATACCATTCTCCGCCCCTAAACCCGTGCCCACCATCACTGCGGTGGGAGTGGCCAGTCCGATGGCACAGGGGCACGCGATAATGAGTACCGTAACGAAAACCGTCAATGCGAACAGGAAGGGTTGTCCAGCGATGAAAAACCAGAATAGCCCGGAGAGAATGGCAATGATAATCACGATGGGCACAAATACTTCCGCGACCCGGTCCGCGAAGGCTTGGATGGGGGCTTTGCTCCCTTGCGCTTCTTCCACGATCTGAACAATTTGGGCCAGCATGGTATCCTTGCCCACTTTTTGGGCGCGAAATAAGAATGATCCTGTCTTGTTGATCGTGCTCCCTATCACGGTGTCACCAGGGTTCTTCTCCACGGGAATGCTTTCTCCGGTAATCATGCTCTCGTCAATGGAAGAATGGCCCTGGGTTACGGTACCATCCACCGGAACCTTCTGCCCGGGCTTAACCCGGATGATGTCGCCCACTTTAACTTCTTCGATGGGAATTGACACTTCTTTTCCATTTCGGATGACAATCGCGGTTTTGGCTTGGAGTCCTAACAATTTTTGCATGGCCGCGGACGTTTGTCCCTTGGCGCGGGCCTCGAAGTATTTTCCCAATAGAATAAAGGTAATTAGAAAAGCGGCTACCTCAAAGTACAAATCCTTCATGGAGAAGAGCGTGGATCCCGTGAGCATGGCGAGGGAGGCAATGACACTATACACGTAGGCGGAACCCACTCCCACGGCAACTAACGTATCCATGTTGGGGGATAGGACATTTTTCAATCCCCGAATGAAGAATTCCCGGCCAATCCATAATACAATGGTGGACAGGACCAATTGGATAATGATCTCGTTTGCGTGAATGAAAGAAGGAACTGGCAAAGGGAAAAAATTGGCTAACATCAAATACATGAGGGGAAGGGAAAGAATGAAAGAGAAGAGAAACTTTTGTTTGTAAGCCTCGACCTCTCCTTCCTTTAATTGAGCATGATCATGATGAGAACCGCCACCATGGGATGAATGATTCATACCCATAGGAGAATCTCCCATTCCTGGGTACAACTCATACCCTACTTTCTTTACGGCTTCCGCTAATTGTTTCTCGGTAACCGATTCATCGCTGGTCACGAAAGCTTTTTCCGAGGCAAAATTCACCGAGGCTAAATGTACCCCCGGGACTTTCCTCAATGCTTTCTCAATGGTGAGGGAGCATGAGGCGCAGTGCATACCCTTGATGGCGAAACTCCTTTTCTGGAGTGTGTCTGAATCCTTATCCATGTGTATCATGACCTCAATCCAATTTTATTGGAGTAACCCAAACTTCAATTCAATTAACCATTCCTCATTTTCAAGTAACCTTTTCTGGGAAAAAACATACAGCGCCCCAACCCAATACATGGGACGCCGATGACTTAAACGCCCCTCCGCATCGCCAATAATCAATAGGTTCAGGCAAATCGGTTGTAGATGAATGCTATCACGTACCCGAATAGGAACCCCATGATGCCGGCTTCGATAATGCCGAACAGGATGCCGATAGGAGAGAGGGTGAAGAACATGTGGGATTGCATCATCATCTGCGCCATCCCCCCATACATCCCCCAATTCCCGATAATCCCTAACACGAGCATGCTCAAAGCCGAAACCCCGGCTCCAGCCAATCCCAATGCCATCACATTCAATTTAGTCACCATTTTCCAATCAACCTCCCTCCGCTCACGCAGTCCGTTTTGTTATTTCACTGATAATGTCGATAGGACATTTCTAAATTCCCTCGTTTATATTCTTTTTTCTTTATACTCTCCTCGAATCGATTGGATAGCCAACTCATGTTCATGAACCAGCCCCCCAGACGAAAACCCGTTCGGCCGCCCCACCCACTCCTCGCAGGCGTAACGTCAGCATCCGAGCGTCTTCCACGATGGGAAACAAGAGGATTCCGCTCCGATGATGACCCCCGGGAGGGCTTCCTTCCCATCCCAATGCGGCGTACGTTTTCCCTCTTCCATCCTCGAGCACGCTGACCTGAGTTAAATCTTCTTCCAGGGAGATGCGATGGTTGTCTAATGTCACATCGAACCGAATACCGTCTGAGGAGATGACCTTGGGGGTCACACTCACGGTTACCTCATTCTGGTTGTCCACGAGCGAGGTGAAATCGGACGCACGCAGGGGGGCGGATTCCATCCCTGAGGGGGAAGGACTCTCAAGGAATAATCCATATCCCACCACCCCTACCACTAACACAAAGGCGAGCACCAGGCCCGCTCCTAAAATTTCTTTCGTTTGACTCAATGCACTCGTCATTTTATCCCTCCTCATTTTGTTTTTGGATAATCGTTTGGGTTTGAAAAGAAAGGGCGTCGGTCAATAATCCATGCGTCTCAAGGACGGTGAGCATGTGCACTAACCCATACGCTCCCGCCAGGAGACCAAAACCAAGGAATATTTGTTCATAGGACGCGAGCGCCGCGGCGATCCCCGCCATCCCTAATAGGGGAAATAAATCCAATACGTGATGCGCGCAGCAGGCAGCCATGCTTCCTGCGGATACCCCTCCCGCGGCCATCATGGCGGGGTTGGCTTTTCGCACGCGGTGCGCGAACGCATACAATCCCATCTGCGCTCCGAATAATCCCACTAATGGAAGGAGGAGGAAGCCATTGCGCTGGAGGCTGTCCAGGGCGTGCGCTTCTCCATTCAGTAGCGTGAGCAGTCCTAAATAGGCGGCGAGGAGGAGTACCGATGCCAGAAGGCCAATGCCAATATCCTGTTTCTCCATCCT
The sequence above is drawn from the Candidatus Diapherotrites archaeon genome and encodes:
- a CDS encoding pro-sigmaK processing inhibitor BofA family protein, which gives rise to MKRNEFATGIMNQHGAAGGPLLLLVVLVAIILLGVNVVESLGWIIINSLVGLVLLVIVNFFPFINISINIWTILIVALGGIPGLLLLVLLELAGIDV
- a CDS encoding pro-sigmaK processing inhibitor BofA family protein, with translation MAEVLVLGPILSFVLLVLLVAIGLRFVGSVFWLLVNSLIGVIALAILNLAPVVDIPINIWTVLIAAIGGIPGIILLLLLDVFGILI
- a CDS encoding PRC-barrel domain-containing protein, with the protein product MEKMRTGFTPRGDSVKVKEILGEKVLSHSGEEIGKVKDIYLSPDSLVVEGIRIDRGLVEEDQFIGREYIQKMTKEGVILLVHPVTELEGVKVFDNMGKEIGKVKEVNRVADSNEIATLVVDRGLGKPDLIVPSGRIDHVDQNVFLNVEVEA
- a CDS encoding cupredoxin domain-containing protein; the encoded protein is MRLLVLALLGLLFLAGCAQPPGNGVPPTDIAITGFNYVPQTLTIGVGDTVTWRNDDTVAHTVTGLGFDSGSIPPGGTYSYTFAQTGTFSYRCVFHPTLPEGSITVTGGTIPASPGGSPDTISTPPASQPPPPPPSNGDGNPPPGGGY
- a CDS encoding heavy metal translocating P-type ATPase, which gives rise to MDKDSDTLQKRSFAIKGMHCASCSLTIEKALRKVPGVHLASVNFASEKAFVTSDESVTEKQLAEAVKKVGYELYPGMGDSPMGMNHSSHGGGSHHDHAQLKEGEVEAYKQKFLFSFILSLPLMYLMLANFFPLPVPSFIHANEIIIQLVLSTIVLWIGREFFIRGLKNVLSPNMDTLVAVGVGSAYVYSVIASLAMLTGSTLFSMKDLYFEVAAFLITFILLGKYFEARAKGQTSAAMQKLLGLQAKTAIVIRNGKEVSIPIEEVKVGDIIRVKPGQKVPVDGTVTQGHSSIDESMITGESIPVEKNPGDTVIGSTINKTGSFLFRAQKVGKDTMLAQIVQIVEEAQGSKAPIQAFADRVAEVFVPIVIIIAILSGLFWFFIAGQPFLFALTVFVTVLIIACPCAIGLATPTAVMVGTGLGAENGILFKNAAAFERVKSLDVIVFDKTGTITHGKPEVTDVIPLFQVSEKELLGIAAAVEQLSEHPLAEAIVSAAKKSRISLPPTTKFESIPGGGVTARAGSKRVLIGTRKLFTEHRIAITNAENEMARLEHEGKTVMLVGINDRLTGLIAVADTVKEDSSAAIASLQKMGKETILLTGDNPRTAEAIGRQVGIHRVIAEVLPEDKAKIIKRLQSDGKKVAMVGDGVNDAPALAQADVGIAIGSGTDVAIETGDIILVKNSLRDVVIAIDISHYTLKKIRQNFFWAFIYNIIGIPIAAGILFPYTGWLLSPVIAGTAMAFSSVSVVSNSLLMKNYRPRK
- a CDS encoding DUF5676 family membrane protein codes for the protein MVTKLNVMALGLAGAGVSALSMLVLGIIGNWGMYGGMAQMMMQSHMFFTLSPIGILFGIIEAGIMGFLFGYVIAFIYNRFA